From one Chlamydiifrater phoenicopteri genomic stretch:
- the tpiA gene encoding triose-phosphate isomerase, protein MTRKRYVLGNWKMHRTKLETAEFIKAIIPLLSPVSLREKDAVGIAPAFTSIETMKVLKENLPFNFLPGAQNVFWESHGAFTGEVSIEMVKEAGARFVLVGHSERRMFFAETDEIIAKKLSAVKNAALLPVFCVGESAAEREQGQTQKVLRSQILGGLSTMSSLDGVIMAYEPVWAIGSGKAASAKDVQDAHAYCRQVLAEKFSPEAADAISILYGGSVKPENVMELACVEGVDGFLVGGASLSANSFADIIVRYYQEI, encoded by the coding sequence ATGACAAGAAAGCGTTATGTTCTTGGAAACTGGAAGATGCATCGAACCAAGCTTGAAACTGCAGAGTTCATCAAAGCTATTATACCCCTGTTGTCGCCAGTATCCCTAAGAGAGAAAGATGCCGTAGGCATTGCCCCAGCCTTCACTTCTATAGAAACAATGAAAGTTTTGAAGGAGAACCTACCGTTCAACTTTCTCCCAGGAGCGCAAAACGTCTTTTGGGAAAGTCACGGAGCCTTCACTGGAGAGGTTTCTATAGAAATGGTAAAAGAGGCCGGAGCTCGCTTCGTCTTAGTCGGACACTCAGAAAGACGAATGTTTTTTGCTGAGACAGACGAAATTATAGCCAAGAAGTTGTCTGCGGTGAAAAATGCCGCGCTGCTTCCCGTATTCTGCGTGGGCGAGAGTGCTGCGGAAAGGGAGCAAGGACAAACACAAAAAGTTTTGCGATCCCAAATTCTAGGTGGACTATCAACAATGTCTAGTCTTGATGGTGTGATCATGGCCTATGAGCCTGTGTGGGCTATAGGCAGTGGAAAGGCTGCTAGCGCCAAAGATGTTCAGGACGCTCATGCTTATTGCCGTCAGGTGCTTGCAGAGAAGTTTTCTCCCGAAGCTGCCGACGCTATTTCCATCCTTTATGGAGGGTCTGTTAAGCCAGAAAATGTTATGGAGCTTGCCTGTGTTGAAGGTGTCGACGGCTTTCTTGTGGGCGGAGCCTCGTTGTCAGCAAACTCTTTTGCTGACATTATTGTGAGATATTATCAGGAGATCTAA
- the xseA gene encoding exodeoxyribonuclease VII large subunit: MFPEPITVSSLTEQLKSLLQKNFTFLAIKGELANVTLQASGHLYFSIKDANALLNGAFFNFRSKYSGPVLKNGDAVVVYGKLSIYAPRGSYQIVASAIVSSGLGDLLLRFEETKKKLAAQGYFDSKHKKPLPAKVKRIGVISSPTGAVIQDIINVLKRRCRDFQLILYPVKVQGEGSAEEVATAVKQFNEIVLPDVIIIARGGGSFEDLQAFNEEIVVKAIYESSLPIISAVGHEVDFTLCDMAADVRAPTPSAAAEIVCRSSESMEQWLQGFRSYLLSHARNFLSSYRNTFFQWEKMLDHADFYREAYQRLDFASMSLQRSSSERCREARTNLQNIQRSLSIPVHNKIHYYQSRLLLFQNTLSTQTITTSRARIELLHQQLNKSIQDKASLFHLQRRRLDKMLTQSLSYHLNRTEESWRRMKNFSISLQSATKHIFEINRHRIAKVHDQIIVAMNEKLNRLKNRREVCLESLKALNPKNVLNRGYSMLFDFNKDSAIISAETLQPGLAVKAVLHDGEKTLVVSNQEELSKAL; this comes from the coding sequence ATGTTTCCTGAACCCATCACCGTGAGCTCTTTGACAGAGCAGCTAAAGAGCTTACTTCAAAAAAACTTCACCTTCCTCGCCATCAAAGGAGAGCTTGCTAACGTTACTTTGCAAGCCAGCGGACACTTATACTTCTCCATTAAGGACGCCAATGCTCTGTTAAACGGGGCCTTCTTTAACTTTAGATCTAAATACTCAGGCCCTGTATTAAAAAATGGAGACGCTGTTGTTGTTTACGGCAAACTATCCATATACGCTCCTAGAGGATCATACCAGATCGTAGCTAGCGCTATTGTCTCTTCAGGATTGGGGGATTTGCTCTTACGCTTTGAAGAAACCAAAAAAAAACTTGCTGCACAGGGATATTTCGATAGCAAACACAAAAAACCTTTGCCAGCAAAAGTGAAACGCATAGGTGTTATTAGTAGCCCTACAGGCGCCGTTATCCAGGATATTATCAACGTTTTGAAAAGACGTTGCAGAGATTTTCAGCTTATCTTGTATCCCGTCAAAGTCCAAGGCGAAGGCTCTGCAGAAGAAGTTGCTACTGCTGTTAAACAATTCAACGAAATAGTTCTTCCTGATGTGATTATTATCGCTCGAGGGGGCGGTAGCTTTGAAGACTTGCAAGCCTTCAATGAAGAAATTGTTGTTAAAGCTATATACGAGAGCTCTTTACCCATCATCTCTGCTGTAGGACACGAAGTAGACTTCACCCTCTGTGACATGGCCGCAGACGTACGAGCTCCTACACCTTCGGCAGCAGCAGAAATCGTTTGCAGAAGCAGTGAAAGTATGGAGCAATGGCTTCAAGGTTTTCGTAGTTACCTATTAAGTCATGCTAGAAACTTTTTGTCTTCTTACCGTAATACTTTCTTTCAATGGGAGAAGATGCTCGATCATGCAGACTTTTACCGGGAAGCTTACCAGCGCTTGGATTTTGCCTCTATGTCTTTACAAAGATCCTCCTCTGAACGATGCAGAGAAGCAAGAACAAACTTGCAAAACATCCAACGTTCTTTGAGCATCCCTGTCCATAATAAAATCCATTATTACCAGTCCCGTTTATTACTTTTCCAAAACACCCTATCTACGCAAACAATTACTACTTCCAGAGCTCGCATAGAGCTTTTACACCAGCAACTGAACAAATCCATACAAGATAAAGCCTCCCTATTTCACCTTCAGAGGCGACGTCTTGATAAGATGTTGACCCAATCTCTTTCCTATCACTTGAATAGAACCGAAGAAAGTTGGCGCCGGATGAAAAATTTTTCTATATCCCTACAATCAGCCACCAAGCATATTTTTGAAATCAATCGGCATCGAATAGCAAAAGTCCACGATCAGATTATCGTTGCTATGAACGAAAAACTTAACCGACTGAAAAACAGAAGAGAGGTATGCTTAGAGAGTCTAAAGGCACTGAATCCCAAAAATGTTCTGAACCGCGGTTATTCGATGCTGTTTGATTTTAATAAAGATTCCGCTATCATCTCGGCTGAAACTCTCCAGCCAGGGCTTGCCGTGAAAGCCGTACTCCACGACGGAGAAAAAACATTGGTAGTCTCCAACCAGGAAGAGCTTTCAAAGGCGCTGTGA
- a CDS encoding exodeoxyribonuclease VII small subunit — MQEQSVDFEEAMRRLEEIVDLMNAPTTSLDASLKLYEEADALMRLCERRITEVEKRIRFLADERARERELAEESV, encoded by the coding sequence ATGCAAGAACAATCTGTAGATTTCGAAGAGGCTATGCGCCGCTTGGAAGAAATTGTGGACCTGATGAACGCCCCCACCACCTCTTTAGATGCTTCGTTGAAACTATACGAGGAGGCTGATGCGCTTATGCGTTTATGTGAAAGGCGCATCACTGAAGTTGAGAAACGTATCCGCTTCCTTGCAGACGAGCGCGCTAGGGAACGCGAGCTTGCCGAAGAATCTGTGTAG
- a CDS encoding 1-deoxy-D-xylulose-5-phosphate synthase — MIENVNLLDKVLSPEHLRQLSPSDLPLLAEEIRHKIVYVLSQTGGHLSSNLGCVELSLAMHYVFNSPQDKFVFDVGHQCYTHKLITGRNDQRFCNIRKNDGLSGFSNPEESPHDLFYTGHAGNALSLALGLAETEKQQQSNNHVLCFIGDAALSCGLTLEALNNIPDNLENFVIILNDNKMSISENVGSTARILSKLLNHPTAGKLRNKIGRWLRKIPRCGSKLEKRGRQVSISLKNLFCPAPFFEQFGLSYVGPVDGHNITKLVTLLEAVKNQPFPVIIHAVTTKGKGFDDAQENPAAYHGVAPSFCKKAHLKPEDCREVAVVTKQKESFPQIFGRTVCELAAAHPSLSVVTPAMSLGSCLEDFKKSFPDNFYDVGIAEGHAVAFSGGMAKLKQGKVICSIYSTFLLRALDNLFHDVCMQKIPVVFAIDRAGLAFEDGRSHHGIYDLAFLRAMPDMIIAQPRNGNILRDLLFSSMDWNYPSAIRYPKVATESSKHPPILRHPGSAEILHQGEDILIIALGHTYQKALQLRAKLLEQGISPTIMDPIFIKPLDTHSLSLLLMTHSKIVTIEEHSLKGGLASEINDFLISFGFGKSQVLSFGVPDQFLNHDSAEAMYKSIGMDVETMFAKVMTTFGFRLRHSSPYVKYRITSAP, encoded by the coding sequence ATGATAGAGAATGTCAACCTTCTGGACAAAGTACTTTCACCAGAACATTTGCGTCAGCTTTCTCCCAGTGACTTGCCACTCCTCGCCGAAGAGATCCGCCATAAGATCGTCTATGTGCTATCGCAAACGGGGGGGCACTTATCCTCAAATTTGGGTTGCGTAGAGCTCAGCTTGGCTATGCACTATGTCTTCAACTCTCCTCAAGATAAATTTGTCTTTGACGTAGGGCATCAATGCTACACACACAAATTAATCACAGGACGTAATGACCAGCGTTTCTGTAATATCCGCAAAAATGACGGCCTTAGCGGCTTCTCCAATCCAGAAGAGTCTCCTCATGACCTTTTCTATACCGGACATGCAGGCAACGCACTTTCTCTAGCCTTGGGACTTGCAGAGACTGAAAAGCAACAACAATCCAATAATCATGTTTTATGCTTTATCGGCGACGCCGCCCTCTCCTGTGGACTGACCTTAGAAGCCCTCAATAATATCCCTGACAACTTAGAGAACTTTGTCATCATCCTCAATGACAATAAGATGTCTATTTCCGAAAATGTAGGCTCCACAGCGAGAATCTTGAGTAAACTCCTCAACCACCCTACTGCAGGAAAGCTACGCAACAAAATAGGGCGATGGTTACGCAAAATTCCACGCTGCGGGAGTAAGCTGGAAAAACGTGGTCGCCAAGTATCTATTTCCCTAAAAAACTTATTCTGTCCAGCACCCTTCTTTGAACAATTTGGATTATCGTACGTAGGCCCTGTCGACGGGCATAACATCACAAAACTTGTCACCCTTCTAGAGGCTGTTAAAAATCAACCCTTCCCAGTAATTATCCACGCTGTCACAACTAAAGGGAAGGGCTTCGACGACGCTCAAGAAAACCCTGCTGCCTATCACGGAGTAGCTCCCAGCTTTTGTAAGAAGGCCCATCTTAAGCCAGAAGACTGCCGAGAAGTTGCTGTCGTTACAAAGCAAAAAGAATCTTTCCCTCAAATTTTTGGAAGGACCGTTTGTGAGCTTGCCGCTGCACACCCGTCACTGTCTGTTGTTACACCAGCAATGTCTCTGGGATCCTGTTTGGAAGATTTCAAAAAATCTTTTCCCGATAACTTTTATGACGTTGGCATTGCCGAAGGACACGCTGTGGCTTTCTCCGGAGGCATGGCTAAGTTGAAACAGGGCAAAGTTATATGCTCCATCTACTCTACCTTTCTCCTACGTGCTTTAGACAATCTTTTCCACGACGTTTGTATGCAAAAGATCCCTGTCGTCTTCGCTATTGACAGGGCGGGCCTAGCCTTTGAAGACGGCCGTTCCCACCATGGTATCTACGACCTCGCCTTCCTTCGCGCCATGCCAGACATGATTATCGCCCAACCTCGCAATGGAAACATCCTAAGAGACCTTCTATTCTCCTCCATGGACTGGAATTATCCTAGCGCTATTCGTTATCCAAAGGTAGCAACAGAATCATCCAAACACCCGCCTATCTTAAGACACCCCGGATCAGCAGAAATTTTGCATCAAGGGGAAGACATCCTCATAATAGCTCTGGGACACACCTACCAGAAAGCTTTGCAACTTAGAGCTAAGCTGTTAGAACAAGGGATATCTCCTACCATCATGGATCCTATTTTTATCAAGCCTTTGGATACACACTCTCTAAGCTTACTACTAATGACCCACTCCAAAATCGTCACTATAGAAGAGCATTCCCTGAAAGGAGGTTTGGCTTCTGAAATAAATGACTTCTTAATATCTTTTGGTTTTGGTAAAAGCCAAGTATTGAGCTTCGGAGTCCCTGATCAGTTTCTCAACCACGATAGTGCAGAAGCTATGTACAAAAGCATTGGAATGGACGTGGAGACGATGTTTGCTAAAGTGATGACAACATTTGGATTCCGTTTACGCCACAGCTCACCATATGTTAAATACCGCATTACATCTGCGCCATGA
- a CDS encoding NAD(+)/NADH kinase: protein MTIIIFGNPHNPAFAHAASKVQELLSRNGKKAVTIPECSELLRTPSYDSYDLQKEPFESILSIGGDGTVLRAKKLALKLSLPIIGVHIGRLGFMSDLTMDDTDKLEAILQGKGTTVNKELLEGSLLTNDSSRSSTESSPTTHICLNDIVIHRGSFPRLTDYKVLIDGVLLNTFSADGLVLATPNGSTGYSLAAGGPLICPGVQVCVLSPICSHAPSSRPIIICPQKSIEVILEDGPEGASVFFDGQDEQILQPKQSLICKLSPKKLSFLKSPGYDYFVTLRSKLHWMESLR, encoded by the coding sequence ATGACCATCATCATTTTTGGGAATCCCCACAATCCTGCTTTTGCTCACGCTGCGAGCAAGGTACAAGAACTTCTTTCTAGAAACGGAAAAAAGGCTGTCACCATTCCCGAGTGTTCGGAACTTTTGCGGACACCCTCTTACGACTCCTATGATCTCCAAAAAGAACCTTTTGAAAGCATTTTGTCCATAGGAGGGGACGGCACCGTCCTACGTGCTAAAAAGCTCGCCTTAAAGCTTTCCCTGCCCATTATAGGCGTCCACATAGGTCGGCTAGGATTCATGTCCGATCTCACTATGGATGATACCGACAAACTGGAAGCCATCTTGCAAGGCAAAGGAACAACAGTAAATAAAGAACTTTTGGAGGGATCACTATTAACCAATGACAGCTCTCGCTCGTCAACAGAGAGCTCTCCAACAACCCACATCTGTCTTAACGATATTGTCATTCATCGCGGCTCCTTTCCTCGACTGACGGACTATAAGGTGTTAATCGACGGTGTTCTTTTAAACACTTTTTCTGCTGATGGTTTAGTTTTAGCCACTCCCAACGGATCTACGGGCTATTCCTTAGCAGCCGGAGGGCCTCTCATATGCCCTGGTGTACAGGTATGTGTTTTATCTCCAATATGTTCTCACGCACCCTCCAGTAGACCAATAATCATTTGCCCTCAGAAGAGCATCGAAGTTATCCTCGAGGATGGTCCTGAAGGAGCCTCCGTTTTCTTCGATGGCCAAGACGAACAAATTCTTCAGCCCAAGCAGTCTCTGATCTGCAAGCTATCTCCCAAAAAGCTTTCTTTTTTAAAATCTCCCGGATATGACTATTTTGTTACTTTGCGATCCAAACTACACTGGATGGAAAGTCTACGATAG
- the rsmA gene encoding 16S rRNA (adenine(1518)-N(6)/adenine(1519)-N(6))-dimethyltransferase RsmA: MAYRTSFERLKQFFAETGGSPKKGFSQNFLIDANIVNKIVHTAGVQEGDSVLEIGPGFGALTEKLLLAGASVTAVEKDPLFHNELKSMPITLYLQDAMKFDLSCIDTSKKRAKVVANLPYHLTTPLLVKLFLEGFNKWSSVTVTVQYEVAKRIASKPGHADYGSLTLFLNFFSSVRSLFKISSSCFYPKPSVDSATVHLDVKEKLPIEPSKDRDLFFVMTRAAFGQRRKFLSNSLSAVYDKKKVVDALESMGLSSRTRPENLSLEEYLALFEMLKS; encoded by the coding sequence ATGGCTTATAGGACCTCTTTTGAACGATTAAAGCAATTTTTTGCCGAGACTGGTGGCTCGCCAAAGAAAGGCTTTTCCCAGAACTTTCTAATAGACGCAAATATTGTTAACAAGATTGTTCACACCGCAGGTGTCCAGGAAGGTGATAGCGTTTTGGAAATAGGGCCAGGGTTTGGCGCCTTAACAGAAAAGCTGCTCCTCGCAGGCGCTAGCGTTACCGCTGTGGAAAAGGACCCTCTATTTCATAATGAATTGAAGAGCATGCCCATAACGCTCTATCTTCAAGATGCTATGAAATTTGATCTTTCTTGTATCGATACCTCTAAAAAAAGAGCCAAGGTCGTTGCCAACTTGCCTTATCATCTCACAACACCTCTCCTTGTGAAATTGTTTCTGGAAGGCTTTAATAAGTGGTCGTCGGTCACAGTAACCGTCCAGTATGAGGTGGCGAAGAGAATAGCTTCAAAGCCCGGTCACGCCGATTACGGCTCTCTAACTCTATTTCTAAACTTTTTTTCTTCTGTGCGTAGTTTGTTCAAAATTTCATCTTCCTGTTTTTATCCCAAACCATCGGTAGATTCCGCTACCGTCCATTTGGATGTAAAAGAAAAGCTTCCTATAGAGCCTTCCAAAGATCGAGACTTGTTCTTTGTCATGACTCGAGCCGCTTTTGGTCAAAGGAGAAAGTTTCTGTCTAATTCTCTCTCCGCTGTTTATGATAAGAAAAAGGTTGTGGACGCTTTGGAATCTATGGGCTTATCTAGCAGAACACGACCAGAGAATCTCTCTTTGGAAGAATATTTAGCTCTCTTTGAAATGCTGAAAAGTTGA
- a CDS encoding thioredoxin domain-containing protein, which translates to MQDPLHTNKLITEKSPYLLSYAHTPVNWYPWGKEAFDQARAEDKPIFLSIGGTSSRWCRVMLLESYQDAEVAAFMNQHFVNVKVDKEEMPHIADLYSELTRMLAASADIMDAPSWPLNVFLSPDLVPFFSVNYLSKEEKFGFPSFLHVLKRIHESWEEQSDRDIMVNQGHKVVEVVSFVENCRRKEALDEGVFKDIVTHLYEEVDPCYGGIKVFPKKLCGILGKFLLRYGRDRSENRSLFIVDRSLEMMALGGIHDHIGQGFFSYTIDDKWLIPNFEKRLIDNLFMAQLYLEAGAFFDKVEFSNIGEEILAYICSSLRISEGGFQTAEDGGALGSKEGNYYTWSSEEIRQVLKEDADIFCEYYGICREGFCNGRNVPHIPVHLDIDSIAAKYRLSEEELQDKLASLRDLLKAEQAKKERPLKDDLVIACGNGLAISVFVQAGLLLNKSEYIAIAEQCGNFLLSCMWKPPVLYRRWREGDAKYNGGLEDYGAVLLGALALFQAGRGIKWLRFAMSLVNELYTSFRSESGCFYTTDGRDKDVILKQASFADKGDISGNALVAESLITLASLTGHREYFDCVEEILQTVQSYWRASKFSTFSHMIVAESYYANDTKKFVINVGKDRGDVDKILSCFEGVFISDKVLVWFFEEEKEEIAPLLSEQERGLLHFSDKSVIRVMEKDLSHIFTDLRKFREYLTNQN; encoded by the coding sequence ATGCAGGATCCTCTACATACCAATAAGCTCATAACAGAAAAGTCTCCGTACCTACTTTCATATGCTCACACTCCTGTGAACTGGTACCCTTGGGGCAAGGAGGCTTTTGATCAAGCGCGAGCAGAAGATAAGCCCATATTTTTATCGATAGGGGGAACAAGTTCTAGATGGTGTCGAGTGATGCTGCTAGAGAGTTATCAGGATGCCGAAGTAGCAGCTTTCATGAATCAACACTTTGTTAATGTGAAGGTTGATAAAGAAGAAATGCCGCATATAGCAGACCTTTATTCAGAGTTAACAAGAATGCTTGCGGCTTCTGCAGACATCATGGACGCCCCTTCTTGGCCTTTAAATGTTTTTCTGTCTCCCGACTTAGTGCCGTTTTTTTCCGTGAATTATTTGTCCAAGGAAGAAAAGTTTGGTTTCCCTTCATTCCTACACGTGTTGAAGAGAATTCACGAATCCTGGGAAGAACAAAGTGATAGAGACATTATGGTTAATCAAGGCCATAAGGTTGTAGAGGTTGTTTCTTTCGTCGAGAATTGCCGAAGGAAAGAAGCCCTTGACGAAGGGGTTTTTAAAGATATTGTCACCCACCTTTACGAGGAAGTAGACCCTTGTTACGGAGGCATCAAAGTTTTTCCCAAAAAGCTTTGTGGGATTTTAGGTAAGTTTCTTTTGCGTTACGGCAGGGATCGAAGTGAGAACCGAAGCTTATTCATTGTGGATAGATCTTTAGAAATGATGGCATTAGGTGGTATTCATGATCATATAGGTCAAGGATTCTTTTCTTATACTATCGATGATAAGTGGTTGATTCCCAATTTTGAAAAGCGATTGATAGATAACTTGTTTATGGCTCAGCTGTATTTAGAAGCAGGAGCTTTTTTTGATAAGGTAGAGTTCTCCAACATAGGAGAAGAGATTCTAGCATATATTTGCTCCAGCCTTCGTATTTCCGAAGGGGGCTTTCAGACAGCAGAGGATGGAGGAGCCTTAGGAAGTAAGGAAGGGAATTATTACACATGGTCTAGCGAGGAAATCCGACAAGTTTTAAAGGAAGATGCGGATATTTTCTGCGAGTATTATGGTATTTGTCGCGAAGGGTTCTGTAATGGAAGGAATGTTCCTCACATTCCTGTACACTTGGATATTGATAGTATTGCTGCCAAATATCGTTTGTCCGAGGAAGAACTCCAAGATAAGCTGGCATCTCTTAGAGATCTTCTCAAGGCTGAGCAAGCTAAAAAGGAACGACCATTAAAAGATGATCTTGTTATTGCCTGTGGTAACGGGTTGGCTATTAGTGTCTTTGTGCAGGCGGGTCTTCTGTTGAATAAAAGCGAGTATATTGCTATAGCAGAGCAGTGTGGCAACTTTCTGCTTTCTTGCATGTGGAAGCCTCCCGTTCTCTATCGCCGATGGAGAGAAGGAGATGCCAAGTATAATGGGGGACTGGAAGATTACGGGGCAGTTTTGTTGGGCGCATTGGCTCTTTTCCAGGCCGGTCGAGGTATTAAATGGTTGCGTTTTGCTATGTCCCTGGTGAATGAACTATATACTTCGTTTAGGTCGGAGTCTGGATGTTTCTACACAACGGATGGTAGAGATAAAGACGTGATTTTAAAGCAGGCTTCTTTTGCTGATAAAGGAGATATCTCGGGAAATGCATTGGTAGCAGAGTCGTTAATAACTCTGGCTTCCCTTACTGGACACCGGGAGTATTTTGACTGTGTCGAAGAAATCTTGCAGACAGTACAGTCTTATTGGCGAGCGAGTAAGTTTTCTACATTCAGTCATATGATCGTTGCTGAGAGTTACTATGCCAACGATACAAAGAAGTTTGTTATCAATGTTGGTAAGGACCGAGGAGATGTTGATAAGATTTTGTCCTGCTTTGAGGGAGTTTTCATCTCAGACAAGGTGCTGGTGTGGTTCTTTGAAGAGGAAAAAGAAGAAATAGCCCCCCTTCTTTCAGAGCAGGAAAGAGGATTATTACATTTTTCTGATAAATCCGTTATTCGTGTTATGGAAAAGGATTTGTCACATATTTTCACAGATCTTCGTAAGTTTAGAGAATATCTTACGAATCAGAATTAG